CGGCCCCAGTCTCGCGACGCAGCCGGTCAGAAGCGGGCCGGCATCCGTCGCGGTGGACCCTGGCGCGATGCGATAACTGAAGGTGATAGTGGTGGCCGTCTGGTACCTGAACTGCCGATGCGGTTCGATGTCCAGGATCGCCGCCAATAGCGCGCCCCTGTCCTCCCCGTCGGCGTAGAGGGTCGCCGTTAGCTTCGTGGGGTCGGTCAAGGTGCGCGTCAGGCGCGATGGCCCGTCCTCCGCGGCGTCGAGGGTCAGGGCCTCGGTGAGGGTGGGGCCTTGGCCGCTCGGGTCGGCATGTACGATGCTCTTGAAGACGAGGCGCCGCGCGAGCCGGTCGGTCTTGGCGAGATCCAGATGTCGTCCGCGCTGCGCGAATGGGGCGACTAGGGGCAGGATCTCATGGTGGCTCAAAGGGGTCATAACGGTCAGTCGGCAGTCAGGCGATCTTGGGTCGTCGGCGAGTACCCGTCATGGTAGGCAAATTTCGCTGGGCGCTCGGCCCCGCGTCTGCTAGCTTACATGGGGTAATATTGCCCTCGTATCCGCGCCGGCGTCGACCAACGATACCCCTGCTGAAGCGTCTTGATGGGCCGCCCGGTTCCGATCGAGCGGCAACCAGGCGGGGAGAATACCGCCTTGGGGCGTCAGCCAGCGCAACATCAGTGTGCCGACCTTGTCATGCGATCCAAGCCTCATCACCAGCGCGCCAATCTCGACATCCCGCGCTTTCTCGTTGTCGCCGCGTTGCTCGTCGCGACCCCGGTGCTGATGGGCGGCTGTGCGAGTGGTGCGCTGCAAGAATCCTCTGGCGTCGGCCTCAGTACGTCGACGACACCACGTTGGCATGTGATTGAACAAGGCGCGACAGGCCGTGGCGGTGTCGTCGATGTCACCCAGGGACCACCGGACGGCGAGGCGTCCACGGTCGAGGGCTTCGTCGCGGCCCGCTGCCGGTCGGCGCCGGCCGGCAGCGAAGCAGAGCGTCTTCGTGCCCTGGTGGCCGATCTCTACGCTGCCGGTGTCGACCCGGCTATCGCCACCGAGGCGTTGATAACGAATCGCTGCGATGTTCTGGCCTCGGTCGTTCGGGAGATGGTCTCGCAGGGCGGGCCGGAGGTCGTCGACCCGGTGGCCGACCGGGCCCTTGCGTTGAGCGGGCCTGAGATGGAGCCGGTCATCGCCGCGGCCGCCCTGGTGGGCCTCGAGGAGCCGGCGGGCGAGGCCGATCCGAGCCAGTGGCACCAGACCTATGGCATGGCCTACTTCTCGACCCGCGCCGGCGAGGCGCCGCTGGATATCGCCGGGGAGGCCGGTGCCCTCTACCGCGAGGCAATGCCCGGCTACGGCATCTACACCTTCTTGCTGCAAGGCGACCCAGGGGCGTTGCCGGGGGGCGATCGCTCGCGTTACGAGGAGTTGCTGCGCGTGATCGACAGCTATGTGCTAGCACCCGACGACCCGACCGATGTGGCCAGCTTCAGCTCGCACGCCTTCCTCGTGGCGGTCGAGCCAAGGCGCACGGACGCCCGTGTGGGCGTGGATCCTGGCACGCCGGCGAGCGATGAGTTGGCGGCGGCGATGCGGTCAGATTTCGCGGCCTATCTGGGGGCGGGCGATCATCAGGCGCTTGCGCGCGCGCTGCGCGGTGACGCTGGCCCCTTCCTGGTATCGAGCCTGGAACCGCGGCTCGTGCCGGTGGGCGGTGACGGGCCGCGCCTGTTGGTCGATCTCTCGGATGTGGGGGTCGAGTACCTCTATGCCGTGGTCGATGCCTACGATCGTCCGATCGCCGAGGGTCCGCAGGACACGGCGGAGGGCTTTGCCGCGATCGCAAGGCGGCTGAAAGCGGTCTTTCCAAGCCGGACAGGGCGGGGGCTCGTGGCGGCGCCGCACGATTGGGTCACATTGTTGGAGTCGGGCACGACCTCGAACCAGGCCGGGGCCCGCGGGCTGACCAAGGAATCGGCCGCGACCGAGGTCGCGGCGCCCCCGCCAGTGCCTTGGCCGGCGGGTGCTGTCGTGTCCAGTTGAGTCCTCATTCAACCTAAGAAACGGCAGTTGACCGCTTCGTCATGGATTCAAGTCGTCGAAACCGAGCCGATCTCTTTTTCCGCGACTCGCACTCGCCAGCCGGGTGTGGGTCGCTACGGTGCCCGATGCACATCGCGCGCGGCGCACCTCGGGTGCCGTCCAGCCGCCGCTTTTAGGGGAACGCTGATTTAATCGCGTTTCCCGTGCGGGGCAGGGAGCTCTGCCGTGTTCAGTCGCGATAGGCGACTGAACACGAAGGAAGTCGGAAATCGCATTTTCGATTTCTATGCCGATCTTTAGCCAGGACGGCCAATAGATCAGCGTCTCCTTAGATTCAAGCCTCCAAGGTTCGTACATGCTTCGTTTCAGTGTCCCCAGCCTCATCAAGTTCCTGGTCGGCCTGTTGCTGGTTCAAGGCGTAACTGTGCTGCTCGTCTACACCGCCGAGCGGTCCGATCCGACCCAGACATGGTGGCTGTTTCTCGCGATCGGTATCGCCGTCAGCGTCTTGGTCGCCCTGTGGTTCACGTCGCTTGCCGAAGGGCATCGCCGTAAGGCCGAATCGAAGCTCAAGGAGCGGCATTACCGCGAACGCGAGGCGATACGCACGAAGCTCGAGAAGGAGAAGGCCAAGGCCATCAAGTCGACGGAGCGCGAGGCCGCCAGGGCCCGTGCGCGGGCGGCGAGCGGCAACATGTTGAAGACCGGTGCCCTGGTCGCGGGCGGGGTCGGCGTGGTCTTGATGATGACCCAGTTCGTGACGGTGGGGCTGCTCAGCCTGACTACGGCCGGCGGCCTGATGCTCGGCTACGGGGTCCGGGCGCGTCAGGATCGCTGGCGGCAGGACAAGCTGGTGACCGCTGGGGAGCGGCCGGTCAACGCCATCACACTCGATGAAACGAAGGCAATTGCTGCACCGGCGAGGCCCGCGAAGCGCAAGACCAACGCCAAGGCAAAAGGGGCAGAGGGCCAGCTGGTCGAGGACGGCGCGCGGCTCGGTAAGACGGAAAGTCCGTGACGGCCGTCGCGCCGCGGCAATCGGCGCTCGGAGGAGGCTACTCGTTGCAGTAGTAACCGTGGGCGATGAGACCTTCCTCGAGATAGTCGGACACCATCGGATGGGCGAGCAGGTACTCGGCGGCGCGTACCGAAAGGTCGCCGAGGGCATCGTCCACGGCGACTTCCCATTCCTCGATGTCATAGTCGCCGCGTCCGAGCCACATCAGGGCGATGAGCTCGGCGCGCTGTCGCCCGTTGAATTCCGCGAGGGTATCCTGGATCTCGCGTACGCTGTAGTCGTTGCCGTGATCGGCGAGGACTTGCATGGCCCAATCGTCGCTTGGGTTTTCGGGGCTCTCTGGGATGACGACACCTTCTTTGGCCTGAAACTCGCGGGCCTTCGCAATGATGAAGCACAAGGCCTCGAGACGGATATGGAGCATTGGCGCTTCTCCTGTCGGCGGTGCGGCTTGCTGACGGCCCGGATGGGCCCGGTGGCCTTGGGTGGCAGAGCCATCGGCCTCGGTCGGCAGATTCATACTCGGAGTCTACTACGCTTACCGACAGCGTCGAGATCCGACATCGCCGAGGAGAGGTTAAGGTCTCTGTGCAATGACGGCGATCGCCACCATATCGAGCGGCGACGCGTTTCTTGCAGGAGGGAGAGCGTATGGCGGTGAGGGCGGCAATCTTGCGAACCGGTTGGGTGCTGATGTTGGCCGGGGCGCTTCTAGTTGGATGCAGCTCGGTGCCGGAGACCGATCGGTCCCAGCTCCTGATGATCGATCCAGCGAGGGAGGCCCAACTCGGCCTGCGGACGTTCGACAAGCTCAAGGCCGAGACGCCGGTATCGCGCAGTCAGGCTCAAACGGCGCAGGTGCACCGGGTGGGCGGGCGCATCGCGGTCGTTGTGCCGACGCCTGGTTACCAATGGGAGTTCGTGCTCTTCGATGCGCCCGACACGGCGAACGCCTTCGCATTGCCGGGCGGCAAGGTCGGCATCTACTCGGGGATTCTGCCGATTGCCCGCGATGACGCTGGGCTTGCGACTGTCATCGCCCACGAGATCGCCCACGTCATCGCGCATCACGGCGGCGAGCGCATGTCGCAGGGTTTGCTGATGCAGATGGGCGGAGTGGCCCTGTCCGCGGCGCTCGGCTCGCAGGCAGCGGCGACCAGGGAGCTCGCGATGCAGGCCTACGGTCTCGGTACCCAGGT
This portion of the Thioflavicoccus mobilis 8321 genome encodes:
- a CDS encoding DUF3775 domain-containing protein, which encodes MLHIRLEALCFIIAKAREFQAKEGVVIPESPENPSDDWAMQVLADHGNDYSVREIQDTLAEFNGRQRAELIALMWLGRGDYDIEEWEVAVDDALGDLSVRAAEYLLAHPMVSDYLEEGLIAHGYYCNE
- a CDS encoding M48 family metallopeptidase, with product MPETDRSQLLMIDPAREAQLGLRTFDKLKAETPVSRSQAQTAQVHRVGGRIAVVVPTPGYQWEFVLFDAPDTANAFALPGGKVGIYSGILPIARDDAGLATVIAHEIAHVIAHHGGERMSQGLLMQMGGVALSAALGSQAAATRELAMQAYGLGTQVGVTLPYSRTQELEADQLGLLYMARAGYDPREAVAFWRRFQEANRARGGAPPEFLSTHPVDSRRIAQLEQMMPRAVDEYERAIAQR